CCAGGAATGAGATGGCAACGATCATACTCATTTTTTTATGCTTAAATGTTAAATTAAAGCCTTTCAAAACGATTCTATCCCAGAAATTAACAAATGGATTATTTTTTTCTCTTACATTTTTATTTAAAAGGATATGTGAAAGAACAGGAACCAATGTTAATGTAAATATTAATGCACCAATTAATGCAAACCCTAATGTAAAAGCCAAAGGAGAGAACATCTTTCCTTCTACTTTCTGAAATGAGAAAATAGGAATCAGGGAGGTAATGATGATTAATTTTGAAAAGAAGATCGCTTTTCCTAATCCGGTTCCAGTCTGTTTGATCCAGCCTCCTTTTGCGAGTTTATTAAACTTCTCCATTCCATACCGTTTCGCTTTATGATCCAACATTACAAAGAGACCTTCTACCATGACGACGGCTCCGTCTATGATAATCCCAAAGTCAACTGCTCCTAATGAAAGCAGGTTGGCGCTCATTCCAGCCAGCTTTAAACATAAAAATGCAAAGAGTAAGGATAGAGGAATGATGATGGAGACTATTAATGTTGTTCTCCAGTCGGCCATAAAGATTAAAACGATTACCGTTACCAGTACAATTCCTTCGATAAGGTTATGCATTACGGTATGAGTGGTAAAATCCATCAGATTGTCACGATCATAGAAAGTAACCATTTTGACATCTTTTGGAAGTATCTTTTCGTTAAGTTCTTTAATTTTAGCCTTCACTCCAACTAAAACCTCCCTTGGGTTCTCTCCTTTTCTCATCACCACAATTCCTTCCACCGTATCATCGTGATGGTTCAGGGCAGCTTGTCCTACTCTAGGCATAGAGCTTTCATGAACTTCTGCTACATTTTTTACCAGAACAGGGTTTCCGCTGTCATTCTGAATAGTAATATTTCCGATATCGGCTACTGACTTCACCAAACCTATCCCCCTTACTACATAGGCTTGGCCATTTTTTTCAATGACATCACCTCCTACATTCAGGTTACTTTTGGTGACAGCATCATATACCTGAAGTGGAGTAAGGTTGTATTTATCCAATGCTCTTGGGTCTATACTTAATTCAAAAACTTTATCCTGACCTCCGAAAACATTGATATCCGCTACACCTGGGACACCTCTTAAAGCACGGTCTATGACCCAATTTTGCAGAGTAAGTAATGCTCTCGAATCTTTTGTTTTACTTTCCAGCGTATATCTGAAAATCTCACCGGTTGGCCCGTAGGGCGGCTGTACTTCCGGATCTACCTCATCAGGAAGGCTAATAGTTCTTAATTGGTTGTTGACCTGATTTCTGGCAAAAGTATCGTCCACCCCATCGTCAAACAGAATTTTAACAATAGAAAGTCCAAACATTGTGGTGCTTCTCACACTTGTTTTTTTCTGAACCGGGCTCATCGCCAATTCGATAGGTGTAGTGACAAAACGTTCTACTTCTTCTGCACTACGCCCATTCCACTGAGTAATGATTACAATCTGAGTATTGGTAACATCCGGGAAAGCTTCAATAGGCATATTTTTGAAACTTATAAAACCGGAGATAGCTAAAATCGCTACCCAGATAAAGGTAAATGCTTTATTTTTTAATGAAAAAGCGATTATATTTTTTATGAATTTATTCATGATAGATAAATTGATGACCTAAAAAAGCCGTTAAAGAAAAATATCAATATTCTTAATGGTTTAATTAAGACTAACTGTTCAGTGAACGGTATATCAGCAGCTGGTTGTTGGTAATCACTTCCTCTCCTTCTTTCAGCCCGTCTGCAATATAGGTGACATCTCCTACCTGCTTTAAGACTTTAATTTCTCTGACCTTCACATCTGTTCTGGATTTAAAAATCACTACAAAGCTTTTGTTATCATCAAAAATCACTGCTTTGGACGGAACAGTCAGCATAGTACTGCTTTCCAGGCTGGAAACTTTTATAGTTGCTTTACTGTCCGGAATGAGAAGTCCATTGGCATTATCCAATACCACTCTTGCCTGCATAGCGTTGGTCTGCGGATCAATAATCTTGAATATTTTATCAATTTTCCCGTCAAAAACCTTATCCGGATAAGACAGAGTAGATACCTGAGCTTTCATTCCCAGACTGATTTTATCAATATCCGATTCGTTGACATTCATAATTGCCCACACGTTGGTAGTATTGGCAACATCAAAGATATTATCACTTCTGTCACTTCTCAGCTGCATATCTTTATTGATACTTTTCTGAACAATATAACCGTTAATGGGTGCTACTACACTGTATATATTTCCGGTTTTCACATTATAAACCGTACTTACTGCTGCAGCTCTCTGCAACTGATCTTCGGCTTTTTGTAACTGGCTTTTTGCTTCCAGGACATCTCTTTCCGTATTTAGTTTTCCTTCGTACAGCTCCTTCGCAACCCGAAGATTATTTTTTGCCACTACCAGATCTGTTTTTGCATCACTTACATCCTTTTGAATTTCTGCAAGCTCGGTGCTTCTGATGGTTGCCAGCACCTGCCCTTTTTTCACATAGTCTCCCAGTTCTACATTTACACTCATCACATTTCCTCCTACCAACGGATAAACATCTATATAGCTGTTTTTGTCTGCAGATATCTTTCCGTAGAAGCTATATTCATCTTCTATATTCTTTTTTTCAACTTTTGCCAAAGAAATTGAATTCAGCATTGTGTTGCTCAGCTCGAATCCTTTTTTAGCGTGATTGGTTTTCTCTTCCTCTTTTTTTGAACAGGCCAATAATGAAAGGACCATTAATACGGAGATAATATATGTTTTCATGATTTTAATAGAAGATTTTCGTTTGTACTAATTGATTAAGCTGTTCTGCTGACTGCATGATCTCATTTTTCATATCATAGATCTGAAGGGCCGTTTCCCTATAACTATCCATAAAGTCTGTGAATTCAATCAGGTTGACATTTCCTTTTCTGAAATTGTTCAGCATTCCGTTGTATACAAGATCCATATTCTGCAGATCTGTAGTTTTAATGTCCAAAAGCTGATCATACTGAGCTTTCCATGTTTTATAAGCAGATTGAACTTTCGTCTCCAGGGTCAGTTTCTGGAAGTCAGCATTTTTCTGATTCTGCTGAATAGCATAGTTTGCTTTTACCACATTTCCCTGGTTCGCTTTCCATAAGGGTAAAGGAATTCCTAAGGTAAGGTTTGCTTCATTATTAAAAGTTCCGCCTGCCTGATCCCATGAAGCGCCTACTGTCACATCCGGTACATTCAGGGATTTCTGCCATTGTGCATATAACTTGCTGTTATC
The window above is part of the Chryseobacterium sp. MA9 genome. Proteins encoded here:
- a CDS encoding efflux RND transporter permease subunit, whose amino-acid sequence is MNKFIKNIIAFSLKNKAFTFIWVAILAISGFISFKNMPIEAFPDVTNTQIVIITQWNGRSAEEVERFVTTPIELAMSPVQKKTSVRSTTMFGLSIVKILFDDGVDDTFARNQVNNQLRTISLPDEVDPEVQPPYGPTGEIFRYTLESKTKDSRALLTLQNWVIDRALRGVPGVADINVFGGQDKVFELSIDPRALDKYNLTPLQVYDAVTKSNLNVGGDVIEKNGQAYVVRGIGLVKSVADIGNITIQNDSGNPVLVKNVAEVHESSMPRVGQAALNHHDDTVEGIVVMRKGENPREVLVGVKAKIKELNEKILPKDVKMVTFYDRDNLMDFTTHTVMHNLIEGIVLVTVIVLIFMADWRTTLIVSIIIPLSLLFAFLCLKLAGMSANLLSLGAVDFGIIIDGAVVMVEGLFVMLDHKAKRYGMEKFNKLAKGGWIKQTGTGLGKAIFFSKLIIITSLIPIFSFQKVEGKMFSPLAFTLGFALIGALIFTLTLVPVLSHILLNKNVREKNNPFVNFWDRIVLKGFNLTFKHKKMSMIVAISFLAVTLFSGKFLGTEFLPQLNEGSLWITAEMPMSSSLKESLKTADLLKKDIMSFSEVTDVLAQTGRSNDGTDPNGFGFVQFAVNLKPREEWKRKITYDELINEIDKKLRSYQGITFNYSQPISDNVAEAVAGFKAENGIKIYGDNLETLDKIANEVLLKIKDVEGVKDPGIIKNIGQPEVSVVLDRDKMAAYGVMPADAQAVLEMAFGGKTASEMFDGERKFPIRLRYSQEYRTNENDIAALMVPTQDGAKIPLKEISTIVKDNGAAFIYRDNIKRYIGVKFSIRDRDLGSTIADAQKKVETIELPDGYSVGWTGQFENQQRASHRLAQVVPVSILMIFFLLFILFGNMKDSLLVLANVPFALIGGIIALHVTGINFGISAGVGMIALLGICIQNGVILITEFHQNVKDGLDIDSAILNGVKSRTRPVIMTALMASIGLMPAALSTGIGSESQKPLAIVIIGGLITATVLTLLIFPIIFWIFNRTKKLSQM
- a CDS encoding efflux RND transporter periplasmic adaptor subunit; the protein is MKTYIISVLMVLSLLACSKKEEEKTNHAKKGFELSNTMLNSISLAKVEKKNIEDEYSFYGKISADKNSYIDVYPLVGGNVMSVNVELGDYVKKGQVLATIRSTELAEIQKDVSDAKTDLVVAKNNLRVAKELYEGKLNTERDVLEAKSQLQKAEDQLQRAAAVSTVYNVKTGNIYSVVAPINGYIVQKSINKDMQLRSDRSDNIFDVANTTNVWAIMNVNESDIDKISLGMKAQVSTLSYPDKVFDGKIDKIFKIIDPQTNAMQARVVLDNANGLLIPDSKATIKVSSLESSTMLTVPSKAVIFDDNKSFVVIFKSRTDVKVREIKVLKQVGDVTYIADGLKEGEEVITNNQLLIYRSLNS